A part of Fibrobacter sp. UWR4 genomic DNA contains:
- a CDS encoding anthranilate synthase component I family protein: MTEPRTDSIYVALPGERYTPFSLGKKLGAKAIFESASFAHGKSRYSTLMVDEGFRLRQNEKNVTIVVDGQEKEFLKEGEGDILDALLKISAENTVPPNQIPIPSSGVGYLGYEFCARCDTIHLAPQVDELNIPEAEFMVGHIYIVFDHYTEKLHLFALNYEEHQIDLPAAINNVKKRLADMDFSYLAPEQEVAKGVTVTDLSKSKEEYSAKVVELQKHIVAGDIVQAVPSRRIQFESDIEALDIYRRLRSVNPSPYMFYLDYGTHQFIGASPESLVRVRDGIATIHPIAGTRRRGKNDLEDEELMKELKADPKERAEHLMLVDLARNDLGRVCSAGTVDTVKYMECEKYSHVIHLVSDVQGKVSPLKKSIEVLRSSFPAGTVSGAPKISAIEILSGLEKVKRRFYAGAVGYIESDGDLDFCISIRCCLKQGKKISLQAGGGIVAASNAEREFEETNEKLGAVRAVLEGSK; this comes from the coding sequence ATGACAGAACCTCGTACCGATAGCATCTACGTTGCCCTCCCCGGCGAACGTTATACACCTTTCTCCCTGGGTAAGAAACTGGGTGCAAAGGCAATCTTTGAATCCGCAAGCTTTGCCCATGGCAAGAGCCGCTATTCCACCCTCATGGTGGACGAAGGTTTCCGTCTTCGCCAGAACGAAAAGAACGTGACCATCGTGGTTGACGGTCAGGAAAAGGAATTCCTCAAGGAAGGCGAAGGCGATATCCTGGATGCCCTCCTGAAGATTTCTGCAGAAAACACCGTGCCTCCTAACCAGATTCCCATTCCCTCCTCTGGCGTGGGCTACCTGGGTTACGAATTCTGCGCACGCTGCGATACCATTCACCTGGCACCCCAGGTGGATGAACTGAACATTCCTGAAGCTGAATTCATGGTGGGCCACATCTACATCGTGTTCGACCACTACACCGAAAAGCTTCACCTGTTCGCTCTGAACTATGAAGAACACCAGATTGACCTGCCGGCCGCCATCAACAACGTGAAGAAGCGTCTGGCCGACATGGACTTCAGCTACCTGGCTCCGGAACAGGAAGTGGCCAAGGGCGTTACCGTTACCGATCTTTCCAAGTCCAAGGAAGAATACTCCGCCAAGGTGGTGGAACTTCAGAAGCACATCGTGGCCGGCGACATCGTCCAGGCCGTGCCTTCTCGCCGCATCCAGTTCGAAAGCGACATCGAGGCTCTGGACATTTACCGCCGTCTCCGTTCCGTGAACCCGTCTCCGTACATGTTCTACCTGGATTACGGTACCCACCAGTTCATTGGCGCATCTCCAGAAAGCTTGGTACGCGTCCGTGACGGTATTGCCACCATCCACCCCATCGCAGGTACCCGCCGCCGCGGCAAGAACGACCTGGAAGATGAAGAATTGATGAAGGAACTGAAGGCCGACCCCAAGGAACGCGCAGAACACCTGATGCTGGTTGACTTGGCTCGTAACGACCTGGGCCGCGTCTGCTCCGCCGGCACTGTTGACACCGTAAAGTACATGGAATGCGAAAAGTACAGCCATGTGATCCACCTGGTTTCCGACGTCCAAGGCAAGGTCAGCCCCCTCAAGAAGTCTATCGAAGTGCTCCGTTCCAGTTTCCCCGCAGGTACGGTGAGCGGCGCTCCCAAGATCAGCGCCATCGAAATCCTTTCTGGCCTGGAAAAGGTCAAGCGCCGTTTCTACGCTGGCGCCGTGGGCTACATCGAATCCGATGGCGACCTGGACTTCTGCATTTCTATCCGTTGCTGCCTCAAGCAGGGCAAGAAGATTAGCCTGCAGGCTGGTGGTGGCATTGTGGCCGCCTCCAACGCAGAACGCGAATTTGAAGAAACTAACGAAAAGCTGGGCGCTGTCCGCGCAGTCCTGGAAGGAAGCAAGTAG
- a CDS encoding NADH-quinone oxidoreductase subunit N, whose amino-acid sequence MYTLPNYLIPDVLLLVLPILVIGARLVCKKSSSIPWRLANLGLVATFILLNLIPLTNNSGSYFLSNWRVDDFGVLMREVFVLSAILGTWLAKDYFNHGADGKPAMMHLAEFVGTLMFATFGGFIVVSACDMLTLFLGLEMATIPMYALTAWNKKDQYGSEAATKYILMGSVATAFELFGFSYLYGFAGSIHFDQILAAVSAGTNPLLWIAILFIFCGIGFKLTLFPFYTWAPDVYEGAPSPVTAVLSVTSKATAIAFLVVLIYGPLAAIQEQVAPLIALLACVTLFVGNLGALKQSRLRRFMAYSSIAQAGYIMIALLGPEEMTKTAIVYYIFVYAVANYLAFFVFGVIGHYREESFDSLRGLSKQNTLLAVALAAAMFSLAGIPPLAGFFGKFHLFFSGASTGHYFVVAFAVLNNVLALYYYLQVIKSAWTDDAEGELSPIRMVKRQRFAIIALMVATLLLGVLPFLSNNVFTGFTF is encoded by the coding sequence ATGTATACTCTTCCCAATTATCTGATTCCCGACGTTCTCCTGCTGGTGCTCCCCATCCTGGTGATCGGAGCCCGACTGGTTTGCAAGAAATCATCATCCATTCCCTGGCGCCTCGCCAACCTGGGCCTGGTGGCAACCTTCATCCTGCTGAATTTGATTCCTCTGACAAACAACTCGGGTTCTTATTTCCTGAGCAACTGGCGAGTGGACGACTTCGGTGTGCTGATGCGTGAAGTGTTCGTTCTGAGTGCTATTCTTGGGACCTGGCTTGCCAAGGATTATTTCAACCATGGTGCCGACGGCAAGCCCGCCATGATGCATCTCGCTGAATTCGTGGGAACATTGATGTTCGCCACCTTCGGCGGCTTTATCGTGGTATCCGCCTGTGACATGCTGACCCTCTTCCTGGGTCTTGAAATGGCGACCATCCCCATGTACGCCTTGACCGCCTGGAACAAGAAGGATCAGTACGGATCCGAGGCAGCCACCAAATACATCCTGATGGGTTCTGTAGCAACCGCATTTGAATTGTTCGGTTTCAGCTATCTGTACGGTTTTGCCGGTTCAATCCATTTTGACCAGATTCTTGCCGCCGTCAGCGCCGGTACCAATCCCCTGCTGTGGATTGCAATTCTGTTCATCTTCTGCGGAATTGGTTTCAAGCTGACCCTGTTCCCCTTCTACACCTGGGCTCCGGATGTTTACGAAGGCGCACCGTCCCCTGTGACCGCCGTTCTGTCCGTAACCTCCAAGGCAACAGCAATCGCATTCCTGGTGGTGCTGATTTACGGCCCTCTGGCAGCAATCCAGGAACAGGTAGCACCTCTCATCGCGCTTCTCGCCTGCGTCACTCTCTTTGTGGGAAACCTGGGCGCACTGAAGCAGAGCAGACTCCGCCGCTTTATGGCATACAGTTCCATCGCTCAGGCAGGCTACATCATGATTGCCCTGCTTGGTCCTGAGGAAATGACCAAGACAGCCATTGTCTACTACATCTTCGTCTATGCAGTAGCAAACTACCTGGCCTTCTTTGTCTTCGGCGTCATCGGTCACTATCGCGAAGAAAGTTTTGATTCTCTCCGCGGTCTCTCTAAACAGAACACCCTACTTGCCGTAGCTCTTGCAGCGGCCATGTTCAGCCTTGCCGGCATTCCGCCTCTTGCAGGTTTCTTCGGTAAGTTCCACCTGTTCTTCAGCGGGGCATCTACCGGCCACTACTTCGTGGTTGCATTTGCCGTACTGAACAACGTCCTGGCTCTTTACTACTACTTGCAAGTCATCAAGAGCGCATGGACAGACGATGCAGAAGGAGAACTATCCCCCATCCGCATGGTCAAGCGCCAGCGTTTTGCAATTATCGCCCTGATGGTTGCGACCCTTTTACTTGGGGTTCTGCCGTTCCTGAGCAATAACGTGTTCACGGGATTCACGTTCTAG
- a CDS encoding NuoM family protein, translating into METLLFNLIWLIPILTVLVCIPVPGSKTNVLKAIHTFSGTLVLALVGYLAYHLYTISGTPAHESAAPLLLRFFTDIPWLNAFNVHYIVGADGLNIFLLLLTAVIVWGGILVSYNIKGNQKVFFALIQLLATSVYGVFMSMDLVLFFVFYEMEALCMYLMIACYGSGRKDYGGKKLTLTLAFGSSMILATLFGIYFEGGVNSWSIVELSKVTLPMDFQMWAFPLLFMGFAVSSSLFPFHFWSPDGHASAPTAVSMLAAGVMMKMGAYGCLRIALFLMPEAAKIWLPYVVLLLIFNVVLGPFIALRHKDLKYITAYSSISHLGLIFLGLAALTPVGLRGASLQMISHGFLTGLFFATIGMIYERTHTRDITQMGGIMRKIPFLGVGFVIAGFAGLGLPGFSGFVAESNIFIGAFQQEDTVTRIVTILAILSITTTAVYILQTANRMLHGNMPAKYETLTDGCFREKLVVVVLVLCLLLIGIFPGWICDLLDQSIAPIFAKISQAAAPVVGG; encoded by the coding sequence ATGGAAACTTTACTTTTTAACCTGATTTGGCTCATCCCAATTCTTACCGTACTTGTCTGCATTCCGGTTCCCGGTTCCAAGACAAACGTACTGAAAGCCATCCATACTTTTTCTGGAACCCTGGTGCTTGCGCTGGTAGGCTATCTGGCCTATCATCTGTACACCATTAGCGGCACTCCGGCACACGAATCCGCAGCACCTCTGCTGCTCCGATTCTTCACGGACATACCCTGGCTCAACGCCTTCAACGTCCACTATATCGTGGGCGCAGACGGTTTGAACATATTCCTGCTGTTGCTCACCGCCGTAATCGTATGGGGCGGTATCCTAGTCAGCTATAACATCAAGGGAAACCAGAAGGTATTCTTCGCCTTGATCCAACTGCTCGCAACCAGCGTCTACGGCGTGTTCATGAGCATGGACTTGGTTTTGTTCTTCGTGTTCTACGAAATGGAAGCCCTGTGCATGTACCTGATGATTGCCTGCTATGGTTCCGGACGTAAGGACTATGGTGGTAAGAAATTGACCCTTACCCTGGCATTCGGCTCTTCCATGATTCTCGCCACTCTCTTTGGAATTTACTTCGAAGGTGGTGTAAACAGTTGGAGCATCGTTGAACTTTCCAAGGTGACTCTTCCCATGGATTTCCAGATGTGGGCATTCCCCCTGCTGTTCATGGGTTTTGCAGTCAGTTCCTCCCTTTTCCCGTTCCATTTCTGGAGTCCCGATGGTCACGCCTCCGCTCCTACTGCAGTTTCCATGCTGGCAGCAGGCGTTATGATGAAGATGGGCGCATACGGATGTCTCCGCATTGCACTTTTCCTCATGCCTGAGGCTGCAAAGATCTGGCTTCCCTATGTGGTCCTGCTCCTGATCTTTAACGTGGTACTCGGACCTTTCATTGCCCTGCGTCATAAGGATCTGAAGTACATTACCGCATACAGCTCCATTAGCCATCTGGGCCTTATCTTCCTAGGTCTTGCTGCCCTCACTCCGGTGGGTCTTCGCGGCGCTTCCCTCCAGATGATTTCCCATGGTTTCCTGACAGGCCTGTTCTTTGCAACCATCGGTATGATTTACGAACGTACCCATACCCGTGACATCACTCAGATGGGCGGCATCATGAGAAAGATTCCCTTCCTGGGCGTAGGTTTCGTGATTGCAGGTTTTGCAGGTCTCGGTCTGCCAGGCTTCAGCGGTTTCGTTGCAGAAAGCAACATCTTTATCGGCGCCTTCCAGCAGGAAGATACCGTCACCCGCATCGTGACCATTCTTGCCATTCTTTCCATCACCACCACCGCAGTCTACATTCTGCAGACCGCAAACCGCATGCTTCACGGCAATATGCCGGCCAAGTACGAAACCTTGACCGACGGCTGTTTCCGTGAAAAGTTGGTGGTTGTGGTTCTCGTCTTGTGCCTGCTGCTCATCGGTATTTTCCCGGGTTGGATTTGCGACCTGCTGGACCAGAGCATCGCACCGATCTTCGCAAAAATTTCCCAAGCGGCTGCACCCGTGGTAGGAGGTTAA
- the nuoL gene encoding NADH-quinone oxidoreductase subunit L — MTNISISYLIFLMPLLTFLINGLFLGKRSAKGAAALAIILNGVAFASALALAVGYFTSGTAPQKVIAFEVPFLKFAESFVANIGLLVDPLSIMMLVVVTFIAFMVNIYSVGYMRGDRAEGRFFALLSLFSFSMLGLVAATNLFQMFIFWELVGVSSYLLIGFWYHKPSAVSASKQAFILTRFADSFFLLGIVLVSYVVQTFDFGNLNGITLGMFANQTINLGIMEVSKATALTIGAVLIFTGGWGKSAMFPMHIWLPNAMEGPTPVSSIIHSATMVVAGVYLVARLFPFFAVCGNTLTLIMWVGAFTMVFAAVIACTQKDIKRILAYSTLSQLGYMMFALGTCKIGDVVITTGWTASTFHIFTHAFFKCSLFLIAGSLIHQVHTNDLDAMGGLRKKMPITYVCALISILAISGIPPFSGFFSKDEIILAAFQGQHYVVFVLALLTSGLTTFYMFRLFFLAFHGKPRCHAVAEGHVHEDFAMTLPIAILAVPVLFSGIATKGLFENFFVPGKIRVPQLMLVPEAHWIPFVAIGAAVIALLIAWFLYASPKANVERALDDVNRGGIYKTIYHKFYFDEMYYCVVRQFLIGGIARAARFIQDYIVEGVVAFAVWFVHRLGALVRAAQGGHLTFYLGTLIVGVILWRFIGHLPF; from the coding sequence ATGACTAACATATCCATCAGCTATCTTATTTTCCTCATGCCCCTTCTGACATTTCTCATCAACGGGCTTTTCCTGGGAAAGCGTTCCGCAAAGGGCGCAGCCGCTTTGGCAATCATTCTCAACGGCGTTGCTTTTGCATCTGCCTTGGCTCTTGCCGTAGGTTACTTCACCTCTGGCACAGCCCCTCAGAAGGTGATTGCCTTTGAAGTTCCCTTCCTGAAGTTTGCCGAAAGCTTTGTGGCAAATATCGGCCTTTTGGTGGATCCGCTGTCCATCATGATGCTGGTAGTTGTAACCTTCATCGCCTTCATGGTGAACATCTACAGCGTGGGCTACATGCGAGGCGACCGTGCAGAAGGTCGATTCTTCGCACTGCTGTCCCTCTTCAGTTTCAGCATGCTTGGCCTTGTGGCTGCAACAAACCTTTTCCAGATGTTCATCTTCTGGGAACTGGTGGGTGTATCCAGCTACCTGCTCATCGGCTTCTGGTACCATAAGCCTTCCGCAGTAAGCGCTTCCAAGCAGGCTTTCATCTTGACCCGCTTTGCCGACAGTTTCTTCCTGTTGGGTATCGTCCTTGTCAGCTACGTGGTACAGACTTTCGACTTTGGCAACCTGAACGGAATCACGCTGGGCATGTTCGCCAACCAGACCATTAACCTTGGCATTATGGAAGTAAGCAAGGCCACAGCCCTCACCATCGGCGCCGTGCTGATTTTCACCGGTGGCTGGGGCAAGTCCGCCATGTTCCCCATGCACATCTGGCTCCCCAACGCCATGGAAGGTCCGACCCCGGTTTCCTCTATCATCCATAGTGCAACCATGGTGGTGGCTGGCGTATACCTGGTAGCCCGTCTGTTCCCCTTCTTTGCTGTCTGTGGCAACACCCTGACTCTCATCATGTGGGTTGGCGCATTCACGATGGTATTTGCAGCCGTTATCGCCTGCACACAGAAGGATATCAAGCGCATCCTCGCCTACTCAACTCTTTCCCAGTTGGGATACATGATGTTCGCCCTTGGAACCTGCAAGATCGGCGATGTCGTGATCACCACAGGCTGGACCGCATCTACCTTCCACATCTTTACTCATGCCTTCTTCAAGTGCAGTCTGTTCCTTATTGCAGGCAGCTTGATTCATCAGGTTCATACCAATGACCTGGACGCTATGGGTGGTCTCCGCAAGAAGATGCCGATTACTTACGTTTGCGCATTGATTTCCATCCTGGCAATTTCCGGTATTCCGCCCTTCTCCGGATTCTTCTCCAAGGACGAAATCATCCTGGCAGCATTCCAGGGTCAGCATTACGTTGTATTCGTTTTGGCACTCCTTACCAGCGGCCTAACAACCTTCTACATGTTCCGCCTGTTCTTCCTGGCATTTCACGGAAAACCCCGTTGCCATGCGGTCGCAGAAGGTCATGTCCATGAAGACTTCGCCATGACCCTTCCCATTGCCATTCTTGCTGTTCCCGTGCTATTCAGCGGTATTGCAACAAAGGGACTCTTTGAAAATTTCTTTGTTCCGGGCAAGATTCGCGTTCCCCAGCTGATGCTGGTACCGGAAGCTCACTGGATTCCATTCGTAGCTATCGGAGCCGCTGTTATCGCATTGCTGATAGCATGGTTCCTTTACGCAAGCCCCAAGGCAAATGTTGAACGCGCCCTGGATGACGTAAATCGTGGTGGAATCTACAAGACCATCTACCACAAGTTCTACTTCGATGAAATGTACTACTGCGTGGTCCGTCAGTTCCTTATTGGCGGAATCGCTCGTGCAGCCCGTTTCATCCAGGACTATATTGTTGAAGGCGTTGTCGCATTTGCTGTATGGTTCGTCCATCGCCTGGGAGCACTCGTTCGCGCAGCTCAGGGTGGTCACCTGACATTCTATCTGGGAACGCTGATCGTCGGCGTCATCCTGTGGCGTTTCATCGGGCATCTTCCCTTTTAG
- the nuoK gene encoding NADH-quinone oxidoreductase subunit NuoK: MTLLNCLILAFLLFGIGVWGLIQRRHLVGMLISMELMLNAANINFIAFAYFTPGDSTSGSIFSAFVIAVTACEMAIALAIIVSMYRRHKSLDVEQLRDLHD, encoded by the coding sequence ATGACATTATTGAACTGCCTTATCCTGGCATTCCTGCTTTTTGGCATTGGCGTATGGGGACTTATACAGCGCCGCCATTTGGTGGGCATGCTGATTTCCATGGAACTGATGCTGAACGCAGCGAACATCAATTTCATTGCATTTGCCTACTTTACTCCCGGCGATTCTACTTCCGGTAGTATTTTCAGCGCTTTCGTCATTGCAGTCACCGCCTGTGAAATGGCTATCGCTCTCGCTATTATCGTGAGCATGTATCGCCGTCACAAGAGCCTTGACGTAGAACAGTTGAGGGATCTCCATGACTAA
- a CDS encoding NADH-quinone oxidoreductase subunit J has translation MLENLLNSIPQAFPHSGVDIAFYAVAFVMIVMAICTVAVKSVLKSAVFLIFTFVGTAILYMLLQAEFIALAQIMVYVGGVVIFVVFTILLTSHLGEDNFSVNIPRISAAFILSAAFIAVMVKCLLPMPELVSMQAAAPEGFASLKSFALRLLDYGPNGFIIPFEIVSVLLLMTLIAAVTIAHKEKEEKK, from the coding sequence ATGCTTGAAAACCTGCTTAATAGTATTCCACAGGCATTCCCCCATAGTGGTGTAGATATCGCTTTCTATGCGGTTGCTTTTGTCATGATCGTCATGGCCATTTGTACGGTCGCCGTCAAGAGCGTCTTAAAGAGCGCCGTCTTCTTGATTTTCACCTTCGTAGGAACAGCAATTCTCTACATGCTCCTGCAGGCTGAATTTATCGCCCTGGCTCAGATCATGGTTTATGTGGGAGGTGTGGTCATCTTCGTGGTGTTCACCATCCTACTTACCAGCCACCTGGGAGAAGACAACTTCTCCGTGAACATCCCCCGCATTTCCGCTGCATTCATCTTAAGTGCAGCTTTTATTGCGGTAATGGTCAAGTGCCTGTTGCCCATGCCAGAACTCGTCTCGATGCAGGCCGCCGCTCCGGAAGGCTTTGCAAGTCTTAAGTCATTTGCCTTGCGCCTGCTGGACTATGGTCCCAACGGTTTCATCATTCCTTTCGAAATCGTGAGCGTGCTCCTGCTGATGACCTTGATTGCAGCAGTAACCATCGCCCATAAGGAAAAGGAGGAAAAGAAATGA
- a CDS encoding 4Fe-4S dicluster domain-containing protein, producing the protein MSKNISTSHYIKRYLKKCITGPWSLLCGLSVSLKYFFNPKRIVTEQYPENRKTLKMHERYRGRLSMVEDAEGNNHCTACGMCERACPNSSITVLPTKNIAGKKVLGRYVYHFASCTQCGLCVEACPFGAIEMTPEFEVATTDATTLEMILNKKEGQG; encoded by the coding sequence ATGTCAAAAAATATTTCAACATCTCACTACATCAAGCGCTACCTGAAGAAGTGCATTACGGGCCCCTGGAGCCTGCTTTGCGGTCTGTCCGTATCTCTCAAGTACTTCTTTAATCCCAAGCGCATCGTTACGGAACAATATCCGGAAAATCGCAAGACCTTGAAGATGCACGAACGCTACCGCGGCCGTCTCTCGATGGTGGAAGATGCAGAAGGCAACAACCACTGTACCGCTTGCGGCATGTGCGAACGAGCCTGTCCCAACTCCAGTATCACGGTGCTTCCCACCAAGAACATCGCAGGCAAGAAGGTCCTTGGCCGCTACGTTTATCATTTTGCAAGCTGCACCCAATGCGGTCTCTGCGTGGAAGCATGCCCCTTCGGAGCCATCGAAATGACTCCCGAATTTGAAGTGGCAACTACAGATGCAACCACTTTGGAAATGATCTTGAATAAGAAGGAGGGACAAGGCTAA
- a CDS encoding complex I subunit 1 family protein — translation MFVPSIPNPIGDVVREWVPQLAAYLPAALQSDLLNNIVAFLINAVICIVAVCLVNIGNAPILIYMERKVCAHVQCRLGPMRLGWHGTIQTIADVLKMLFKEVYSPGSADKVLFYVAPMIALIAPFMVTALIPFGSNLVVANVDLGIPLIIAVNGFGVLGILLGGWSSNNKYSLMGSLRSGAQMISYEISFALILLFVVMMSGSTNLMDIATSQSGTVANWMIFKVPVLGFIAFILFFISSTAEMNRAPFDIAEAEQELTGGYHTEYTGTPFAMFYLAEYIALVTNSALAATCFLGGFNAPCIGIEAVDNLMMQVPGFVWMFAKIYFLIWCYMMVRWTFVRPRVDQLMSFEWKFMLPVNLLLLVAGAIWIIFVG, via the coding sequence ATGTTCGTACCTTCAATTCCAAATCCTATCGGCGACGTCGTTCGCGAATGGGTGCCTCAGCTGGCAGCTTACCTGCCCGCAGCACTCCAGTCCGACCTACTCAATAACATTGTCGCCTTTTTGATCAATGCAGTCATCTGCATTGTGGCGGTCTGCCTGGTAAATATCGGCAACGCACCTATCCTTATCTACATGGAACGTAAGGTTTGCGCCCATGTGCAGTGCCGTCTAGGCCCCATGCGCCTTGGCTGGCACGGAACCATCCAGACCATCGCCGACGTGCTGAAGATGCTTTTCAAGGAAGTCTACTCCCCCGGAAGCGCCGACAAGGTTCTCTTCTATGTAGCTCCCATGATCGCTCTGATTGCCCCCTTCATGGTAACAGCCCTCATTCCTTTCGGCAGCAACCTGGTGGTAGCTAACGTTGATTTGGGCATTCCCCTGATTATTGCCGTAAACGGCTTTGGCGTTCTCGGCATTTTGCTGGGTGGTTGGTCCAGCAACAACAAGTACTCTCTGATGGGCTCCCTCCGTAGTGGCGCTCAGATGATCAGCTACGAAATTTCTTTCGCGTTGATCCTTCTGTTCGTAGTCATGATGTCCGGTTCCACAAACTTGATGGACATTGCCACTAGCCAGTCCGGAACGGTCGCCAACTGGATGATTTTCAAGGTTCCCGTTCTTGGCTTTATCGCCTTCATCCTGTTCTTCATTTCCTCTACTGCAGAAATGAACCGTGCACCGTTTGACATTGCAGAAGCGGAACAGGAACTGACCGGTGGTTACCATACTGAATATACGGGCACCCCCTTCGCCATGTTCTACCTGGCAGAATACATCGCACTGGTTACCAATTCCGCTTTGGCAGCAACCTGTTTCCTGGGCGGTTTCAATGCACCTTGCATCGGTATCGAAGCCGTAGATAACCTGATGATGCAGGTCCCTGGTTTCGTATGGATGTTCGCCAAGATTTACTTCCTCATCTGGTGCTACATGATGGTTCGCTGGACCTTTGTCCGCCCCCGCGTTGACCAGCTCATGAGTTTTGAATGGAAGTTTATGTTGCCGGTAAACCTGCTTCTTCTGGTTGCAGGTGCCATATGGATCATTTTTGTAGGCTAA
- a CDS encoding NADH-quinone oxidoreductase subunit D has protein sequence MTQLPPGFKITRETDSEEFFINMGPQHPSTHGALRLALRMDGENIVEIVPHFGYIHRGMEKQGESMTYLQYIPMSDRQDYLTAIQNNLGLVLAYEKGMNIGVPEKAEYIRVMLSELGRIASHLVFFGCFGGDLGGQTCLLFGFKEREMIHDMLEEVTGSRLTTNFFRPGGSRFDVPENFIPRVKSFLDHLEDTMKDYERFLSKNIIVLERSVGIGVLSREDAISLGCSGPVLRASGVDFDVRRANPYSIYDQMDFDVPVFHNGDCYDRYKIRIAEIHESMKILRQCVDKFPKEGPYRSKEKPVKLNPGRYYSEIETAKGLYGTYVVAAAGDKPYRIHTRGPSFPHVGALNKMCQGGKISDLVVVMATLDPVIPEIDR, from the coding sequence ATGACACAGCTCCCTCCGGGATTCAAAATCACCCGGGAAACTGATTCCGAAGAATTTTTCATTAACATGGGGCCTCAGCACCCCAGTACCCACGGTGCATTGCGCCTTGCTCTCCGTATGGATGGCGAAAACATCGTGGAAATCGTGCCCCACTTTGGCTACATCCATCGTGGCATGGAAAAGCAGGGCGAGTCCATGACTTACCTGCAGTATATTCCCATGAGTGACCGTCAGGACTACCTGACCGCTATTCAAAACAACCTGGGTCTCGTTCTCGCCTACGAAAAGGGCATGAACATCGGCGTTCCCGAGAAGGCGGAATACATCCGCGTCATGCTTTCGGAACTGGGACGTATTGCAAGCCACCTGGTGTTCTTTGGCTGCTTCGGCGGCGACCTGGGCGGTCAAACCTGCTTGCTGTTCGGCTTCAAGGAACGTGAAATGATTCACGACATGCTGGAAGAAGTGACAGGCTCCCGCTTGACCACCAACTTCTTCCGCCCCGGCGGAAGCCGTTTCGATGTTCCTGAAAATTTCATTCCTCGTGTAAAGTCTTTCCTGGACCACCTGGAAGATACCATGAAGGATTACGAGCGTTTCCTTTCCAAGAACATCATCGTTCTGGAACGAAGCGTAGGCATAGGCGTTCTCTCTAGGGAAGATGCAATTTCCCTGGGCTGCTCCGGTCCAGTTCTCCGTGCTAGTGGCGTAGACTTTGACGTCCGTAGAGCAAACCCCTATAGCATTTACGACCAGATGGATTTCGACGTTCCGGTATTCCACAATGGTGACTGCTACGACCGTTACAAGATTCGTATTGCAGAAATCCATGAATCCATGAAGATTTTGCGCCAGTGCGTCGACAAGTTCCCCAAGGAAGGTCCCTACCGCAGTAAGGAAAAGCCTGTCAAGCTGAATCCCGGCCGCTATTACAGCGAAATCGAAACTGCCAAGGGTCTTTACGGAACTTACGTGGTGGCTGCTGCAGGCGACAAGCCTTACCGCATTCATACACGCGGCCCCAGCTTTCCTCACGTAGGCGCCCTCAACAAGATGTGCCAGGGTGGAAAGATTTCCGACCTGGTGGTTGTCATGGCAACTCTGGACCCCGTGATTCCTGAAATTGATAGATAG
- a CDS encoding NADH-quinone oxidoreductase subunit C, which translates to MAEARAKFKEENPDYKSAFKPVRVVKETFPEVTREHELSLAEKFGKGLNQAQMLSKIQEKFPSASIEGELENIPADSPLEIRLNKEDYRAAIEFAKADPALKMDYLIDITAIDYPDRFELVTMLRSLEKGHKVFFCTPLPKAEVAEEKKATSLLASIPSISDLYATADLKEREVYDMFGIKFEGHQDLRRIFLDPQFEGYPLRKDFTNPNMMKRPV; encoded by the coding sequence ATGGCTGAAGCAAGAGCCAAGTTCAAGGAAGAAAACCCTGACTACAAGAGCGCTTTCAAGCCGGTTCGAGTCGTAAAGGAAACTTTCCCCGAAGTCACCCGCGAACACGAACTTTCCCTGGCTGAAAAATTCGGCAAGGGCCTGAATCAAGCCCAAATGCTTTCCAAGATTCAGGAAAAGTTCCCCAGCGCATCCATTGAAGGCGAACTGGAAAACATCCCTGCAGATAGCCCCCTGGAAATCCGCTTGAACAAGGAAGACTACAGAGCCGCCATTGAATTTGCCAAGGCTGATCCAGCACTCAAGATGGATTACCTCATTGACATTACCGCCATCGACTATCCGGATCGATTCGAACTGGTTACCATGCTTCGCAGCCTGGAAAAAGGCCACAAGGTATTCTTCTGCACGCCCCTGCCTAAGGCAGAAGTTGCCGAGGAAAAGAAAGCAACAAGCCTCCTTGCAAGCATCCCCTCTATCAGTGATCTTTACGCAACTGCGGATCTTAAGGAACGTGAAGTTTACGATATGTTCGGCATAAAGTTTGAAGGTCACCAGGATTTGCGTCGCATCTTCCTGGATCCACAATTCGAAGGCTATCCTCTCCGTAAGGACTTTACAAACCCCAACATGATGAAGAGGCCGGTATGA